TTTGATGCTTCCGGAATTATCCACAAGCTTGATGTCGTGTCAGATAGTATAAGTGGAATTAATTTTCTGATCAATGACCAGGGGTATTTTTTAAACGCTAAAGATTCTGCACTGGAATGGGGATTCATGTTTCCCGAGAAAAATAATTTAGCGATAGATCATGTTTTACAAGAAGATGCCGAAGTGGTTAGAAGCACAGAGAATGGACAGTTTGAGGGTATTTACGGTTTGTATACCGTGGAAACAATAGACCCTTTCGTAAAACTAGGAGATAGAGATTTTGCTACAAAGCAAAAAGACCGTTACCGTTGGAAAGTAATTTCATTTGTTGATTCCTCTCACTTAGGTTTATCGAGTTTTCTACCCTTAGCTTCTATACTTGGTTTGTATTCGATTGTCATTTTAGTAGGAATGCTATTTGGTTATTTTTATGCCCGAATCGCTTTTCGTAAGTATCAAAGTCAAGTTGCCTTAATTGACTCAGAGCGAGATTTGAGAATAGCGAATCAATCCAAAAATCAGTTTTTCTCGATTATTTCACACGATTTAAAAAATGCCTCGGGTGTTATTGCTAACTACCTGGAATTTATGCAGGAAACCTATGATGATTTTTCAGAAGAGGAGCGGAAGTCACATATAAAAGATATTGGATTTGCAGCCAGGCAGCACAATAAGCTTCTTTATGATATTCTTGACTGGGCGCGCATTCAAATGGGGAAGGTAGTCGTAAAACCTGAAACGATATGGGTTGATAAACTGATTGAGGAACAAATAAAGTTGGTGGAAATTTCCCTGAAAAATAAGGGTTTAAGAATAGAAGCTGAGCTGAAAGAGGATTTGAGGATCTGTGGAGATAAAGAGATGATTAAAACAATTTTTAGAAACTTGATCAGCAATGCCATTAAATTTTCTAATCGTGACAACTCTATCCGGATTGAGGTGAAGGACTTGGAAGATCGAATCGAATTACAGATTATTGATTTTGGATTAGGAATGCGTGAATTTGATGCCGAAAAGATACTTGATCTTTCCTCAAAAATTCAACAGCCCGGTACCGAAAATGAATCAGGAACAGGGTTTGGACTCAAGTTAGTGGCCGAGCTGGTTCAAAAAAATAAGGGAACCATTAGGGTCGAAAGTGAATTGGGCAAAGGTTCCAGCTTTATTTTGAACTTTCCGTCAGGGAAATAAAAAAACCGCCTTGGAGTACAAAAGCGGTTTTAGTGTTCATTCAATATCGCTGATGAGTTTTTTCAGTTCGTCAAAGGATAGGTCTAATAATTTCATCATTTTTGAAATTCTCGGAACTTCAAGTTTAATGAACTCTTCTCTCTTTATTGCAATGATTTTATGATTGGCGTTCGGTGATACAAAAAATCCAATCCCCCTTTTATTGGCGATGATCTCTTGATCCTGCAAATAGGAATATGCACGCATTACCGTGTTTGGGTTCACTTCAAGCGATGTTGCAAATTCCCGAACCGAAGGGATGCGTTCATCAACTTTCCATTTTTCCTCCATAATGCCATCGGTTAGCAGATCAGCAATTTGAAGAAAGATTGCTTTTTGTGCATGGAATTCCATTACAATTGCCTCCTAAAAAATAAGCGGTATGATACGATATAAAGAATTCCAGCTATAGCAATAGCAAATACTGTATTTGTGAAGGTTGAGGTAAAGGCAAGTGAAGGGACTTTCACCTTTGATCCAGAAGAAATCGAAAAAGAGTTCCAAATTATAAAACCAATAACCAATGAGAATTGAAAGATAAAGTAGGCTGCAATCGCGTATAGAAGTTTTCGCTTTTTAAATATTATGGCAAATAATGTCGCAAAAGCGTGTGACCAGATGGAGAGCATTGCGATTTTCGCCGGTTTTATATTTGGAGAAAGCATTGGCCGTTGAAACTCTCCAAAAACCGCGGTAGTCAACACCGTTGAAATTAGTAGGTAAAGTAAAACTAACAACAATGGGAAAGCGATGAATGTGATTAACTGCTTTGAGAAAAATTTTGTATTTCTGGAAACCGGCAATAAATGGTACAGTTCCATGCTTTGTCTCGTTGTTGACTCAGAATAGGAATGTAAGGTAATAAAGCTTGAAAAAAAGATTATCAAAGGGACATATGATCCGCCAAAGACAAAAGGTTTTCCATCGATATGATTTTGTATCATCAGCCAAGCAATCAAAATGATAAAAGTGAAAAGTGAGATTGCCCAATGAATGAAATTCAGTTTGTATTCAAATTTTAGGAGTTTGACAAAATTATTGTTCATGTTAATCTTTTTAAGAGTTAAAAACCAATGATATTTTTTGGGGATCTGAAATTGCCGCATTAAATAGTTGCTCTATGTCCAGTTTACTTGAGTGACTATTGCGGTTTATTGCGACACACTCATTGGAAGCAACATTTTCATCTGAATAGAACAAGTCGTTGGGATTGACATCTGTCACTTTTACTCCAAACAATAGTTTTTCAGAAATCTGATCTGTGGTTTCATTCAAAATTATTTTCCCCTGATGTTCAATGATAATCCTGTCCATGAGGTTGCCCAAATCCCGAACCTGATGAGTAGCCAATAAAATGGTTTGATCTTCTTCAAGATTTGCAGCAATCATTTTGCGGAAAGTTGATTTCGATGGGATATCCAGGCCATTGGTGGGCTCATCGAATAACAATAGCTTACAGCGGGTGGCTAAAGCAAAACTCAACATCACTTTCCGTTTTTCACCAAGCGACAAATGTTTTAATGATTGTTTGGAGGAGAGGTTGAACTCAGCCAGACAGTTTGTAAATAAGTTATAGTCGAATCTGGGGTAGAAGTCAGCATATAGTTTACAGAACTTATCAATAACCATGTTCGGAAACTCACTGATATCTGACACCATAAATAGTTCTTGAAGCATCTCCGGACTACGTTTCGAAGATTCATAATAGGATACTTTGCAGCTTCCCTCCTTCGGAATAAGAAATCCTGCAATTAGGTTGAACAAGGTGGTTTTTCCCGCTCCGTTTAAACCTAAAATAGCAGAAACAGAACCTTTTTCTATTTTCAGACTTAGATCGCTATAGACGGGTCTTTTTCGGGAATAATAAAAGCTAAGATTTTTAATTTCAATCACAGTCATAGTGTATTAGTTTAATAATACACCAAAACTAAACCATTTAATTATAAAAAACAATAGTGCAATAAAAAAACCGCCTTTGCGTGCAAAAGCGGTTTTAGTTATATGTAGGGTAAGTTGCCGATCTGCTGAGCAGTACTGCAACCTACGGAAGCGCCGCCAACAAGAGTTGGCAACGACTGTCTTTAATCTATTTATCTTACTTCTGATCCATTTTTAACCGAGCTTTCCGGAGAGACAAACTTCAGTGTTCCATCGGCATCTTCAGCCATCAGAATCATTCCCTGTGATTCGATACCACGTAATTTACGGGGTTCCAGGTTAACGAGTACCGAAACCTGCTTGCCGATAATTTCTTCAGCTTTGTAATATTTGGCAATTCCGGAAACTACCGTGCGTTTATCGATTCCGGTATCCACCAAAATCTTCATCAATTTCTTGGTTTTAGCAACCGGCTCAGCTTCTAAAATGGTCGCCGTGCGAATGTCCATTTTCATAAAATCGTCAAATGTGCAATTATCTTTTGCCGGTTTGGCTACAGCTTCAGCTACTTCGTTTGCTTTTTTAGTGTCCAGCAATTTTTGAACCTGTGATTCAATGGTGGCGTCTTCAATTTTTTCGAACAACAACTCCGGTTTGTTGGTTTGGTGCCCGGCAGGCAATAAATCTGTTCGGCCCAGCTCGCTCCAATCCAGTTTATCAAAGTTGATAAAGCCACAAAGCTTATCCATGCTGAAAGGTAGAAACGGCTTTAGCATGATGGTCAGGTTGGCGGTAATTTGCAAGCAGATATTCATCACCGTTTTTACACGTTCCGGATCGGTTTTAAACACCTTCCAAGGCTCTTCGTCGGCCAGGTATTTGTTACCCAAACGCGCCAAGTCCATGGCTAATTTCAGTGCTTCGCGGAAACGGTAGTTGTCCAGACTTTTTTCTACTTCAGTTTTAAGTTTGCCAATTTCGGCTAAAGTGGCCTGATCCACTTCATTCAACTCTCCCAAAGCAGGAACTTCGCCATTGTAATACTTTTGAGTCAGTACCAGTGCGCGGTTTACAAAGTTACCAAGCACAGCCACCAGTTCGTTGTTGTTGCGGGCCTGAAAATCTTTCCAGGTAAAGTCATTGTCTTTGGTTTCCGGAGCGTTAGCGGTCAAGGTGTATTTCAATACATCTTCTTTTCCGGGGAATTCTTCCAGATACTCGTGCAACCAAACGGCCCAGTTGCGTGAAGTCGAAATCTTATCGCCTTCCAGGTTGAGAAATTCGTTGGCCGGTACATTCTCAGGTAAGTTGTAGCTTCCTTCGGCTTTCAACATGGTTGGGAAAATAATGCAGTGGAAAACAATATTGTCTTTTCCGATGAAATGCAGCATTTTAGTTTCTTCATCTTTCCACCATTTTTCCCAATCGGGTGTCAGTTCTTTGGTGGCCGAAATATAGCCAATCGGGGCATCAAACCACACGTACAGCACTTTTCCTTCGGCTTCGTCAATAGGCACAGGCACGCCCCAATTCAGGTCGCGGGTTACGGCACGCGGGTTCAGTCCACTGTCGATCCAGCTTTTGCATTGCCCGTATACATTCGACTTCCACTCTTTGTGACCTTCCAAAATCCATTCTTTCAACCAGGGTTCGTATTGGTCGAGTGGCAGGTACCAGTGTTTGGTTTCTTTCAAAACTGGTGTGTTACCACTAATCATCGATTTTGGGTTGATCAGTTCGGTTGGACTCAACGATGTTCCGCAACTCTCGCATTGGTCGCCATAAGCGTTGTCGAACGAACATTTGGGGCAGGTTCCCACGATGTAGCGGTCGGCTAAAAACTGCTTGTTTTCTTCGTCGTAATATTGTTCGCTGGTTTGCTCTACAAACTTACCTTCGTCGTACAACTTCTTGAAAAATCCGGCTGCTGTTTCATGATGAATTTTGGAACTGGTTCGTGAATAAACATCAAACGAAATCCCAAAACGCTGGAACGAATCTTTAATCATTCCGTGGTATTTGTCCACGATATCTTGCGGAGTAACACCTTCGTTTTTTGCTTTCAGGGTAATGGGAACACCGTGTTCATCAGAGCCACCAATGAGCAAAACCTCTTCGTTTTTCAGCCGAAGATAACGGGCATAAATATCAGCCGGAACATAAACCCCGGCCAGGTGACCAATGTGCACGGGCCCATTAGCATAAGGCAGGGCAGAAGTAATTAAAGTACGTTTGTATGATGTCATGTTAACGTGATTTTTTATTGTGGTGAAAACCAATTCTGTTTAAGGGCTACAAAGATAGTTGTTTTTTTGGAGTAGGAATTCCATAAGAATTCACTTTTCAAAGTATTTCCAGATCTGATGATTTCCAACGCGATCCAAAAAAAATCGTACCTTTGTTTTAGCTAAAAAAGTTTGATGTTTAAAATTAACACGGATTTGGTAAAGTAAATAACCTTTGGGATTCACCCAAGGTTATCCCTTCAATTGAACTCAGGCATATTCTTGCCGGAGTTATTTTCATGTCTATACATAATTAGTCGTTTGAAGCATGGCGAAGGAAGCATTGTATGCTAATGCCATACGTTCAGCAATATTAAATTCAACATGATGAATAATTTATCATTATATGGTTGGAGCGAATCGTTGTTTCAACAAAAGCAAGCGTCAATTTTCAAGGATCATATGCATGGTCGGGTTTCAGTTACCCATAAAACCTGCTACGAGGTTGTTTCGGAAGAAGGTTACTATATCTGTGAGCTGACCGGAAA
The genomic region above belongs to uncultured Sunxiuqinia sp. and contains:
- a CDS encoding ABC transporter ATP-binding protein, with translation MTVIEIKNLSFYYSRKRPVYSDLSLKIEKGSVSAILGLNGAGKTTLFNLIAGFLIPKEGSCKVSYYESSKRSPEMLQELFMVSDISEFPNMVIDKFCKLYADFYPRFDYNLFTNCLAEFNLSSKQSLKHLSLGEKRKVMLSFALATRCKLLLFDEPTNGLDIPSKSTFRKMIAANLEEDQTILLATHQVRDLGNLMDRIIIEHQGKIILNETTDQISEKLLFGVKVTDVNPNDLFYSDENVASNECVAINRNSHSSKLDIEQLFNAAISDPQKISLVFNS
- a CDS encoding sensor histidine kinase, with translation MKIRKPTQGSKIYFFKRFAIVSLLFIAISSLVFWVGFQVMLAERRMELKTSQKQKVLAEKSLMEHLLDEAVLDLMIMSDSRLFQSFFISKVDDSNQRNNFNDLVKKLFRLKSAYYQLRHLDLDGMETFRIERRNGKPYICTPDELQNKSHRYYFTNSLDLEANEYYVSPLDLNIEHGEIEQPYRPMIRICVPVFDPLGKKIGINVLNFDASGIIHKLDVVSDSISGINFLINDQGYFLNAKDSALEWGFMFPEKNNLAIDHVLQEDAEVVRSTENGQFEGIYGLYTVETIDPFVKLGDRDFATKQKDRYRWKVISFVDSSHLGLSSFLPLASILGLYSIVILVGMLFGYFYARIAFRKYQSQVALIDSERDLRIANQSKNQFFSIISHDLKNASGVIANYLEFMQETYDDFSEEERKSHIKDIGFAARQHNKLLYDILDWARIQMGKVVVKPETIWVDKLIEEQIKLVEISLKNKGLRIEAELKEDLRICGDKEMIKTIFRNLISNAIKFSNRDNSIRIEVKDLEDRIELQIIDFGLGMREFDAEKILDLSSKIQQPGTENESGTGFGLKLVAELVQKNKGTIRVESELGKGSSFILNFPSGK
- a CDS encoding GntR family transcriptional regulator; translated protein: MEFHAQKAIFLQIADLLTDGIMEEKWKVDERIPSVREFATSLEVNPNTVMRAYSYLQDQEIIANKRGIGFFVSPNANHKIIAIKREEFIKLEVPRISKMMKLLDLSFDELKKLISDIE
- the metG gene encoding methionine--tRNA ligase; this encodes MTSYKRTLITSALPYANGPVHIGHLAGVYVPADIYARYLRLKNEEVLLIGGSDEHGVPITLKAKNEGVTPQDIVDKYHGMIKDSFQRFGISFDVYSRTSSKIHHETAAGFFKKLYDEGKFVEQTSEQYYDEENKQFLADRYIVGTCPKCSFDNAYGDQCESCGTSLSPTELINPKSMISGNTPVLKETKHWYLPLDQYEPWLKEWILEGHKEWKSNVYGQCKSWIDSGLNPRAVTRDLNWGVPVPIDEAEGKVLYVWFDAPIGYISATKELTPDWEKWWKDEETKMLHFIGKDNIVFHCIIFPTMLKAEGSYNLPENVPANEFLNLEGDKISTSRNWAVWLHEYLEEFPGKEDVLKYTLTANAPETKDNDFTWKDFQARNNNELVAVLGNFVNRALVLTQKYYNGEVPALGELNEVDQATLAEIGKLKTEVEKSLDNYRFREALKLAMDLARLGNKYLADEEPWKVFKTDPERVKTVMNICLQITANLTIMLKPFLPFSMDKLCGFINFDKLDWSELGRTDLLPAGHQTNKPELLFEKIEDATIESQVQKLLDTKKANEVAEAVAKPAKDNCTFDDFMKMDIRTATILEAEPVAKTKKLMKILVDTGIDKRTVVSGIAKYYKAEEIIGKQVSVLVNLEPRKLRGIESQGMILMAEDADGTLKFVSPESSVKNGSEVR